In Populus nigra chromosome 1, ddPopNigr1.1, whole genome shotgun sequence, one genomic interval encodes:
- the LOC133701732 gene encoding glycine-rich cell wall structural protein 1.8-like, with protein sequence MVTYKVLCSVFFALLGLGICTATRALLNLEEIPGHIPVVGYGTGHGAGGGGVEGYGGGGGGGSGGGGGGGYGAVGEHGAGYGGGGGEGGGAGYGGAGGHGGGGGAGGGSGAGYGVGGDHGAGYGSGGGSGEGGGAGYGGAGGGHGGGGGSGGGGGAGYGAGGEHGAGYGSGGGSGEGGGAGYGAAAGHGGGGGSGGGGGAGYGGDHGAGYGSGGGSGEGGGAGYGAGGGGGGGSGGGYGVGGDNGAGYGGGKGGGAGGGYGAGGEHGGGYGGGGGSGGGGGGGYASGGAHGGGYGGGEGGGHGGGAEGGHAGGGGGGFGGGGGGGYGAGSEHGVGYGGGGGEGGGHGTGGYAP encoded by the coding sequence ATGGTTACCTACAAAGTTCTTTGTTCAGTTTTCTTTGCTTTGTTAGGTTTGGGTATATGTACTGCTACTAGAGCCCTTCTTAATCTTGAAGAAATACCTGGTCACATTCCAGTTGTTGGCTATGGAACCGGCCATGGAGCTGGTGGTGGGGGTGTTGAGGGTTATGgtggtgggggtgggggtggttcaggtggtggaggaggaggtggcTATGGAGCTGTAGGTGAGCATGGTGCAGGCtatggaggtggaggtggagaaGGTGGTGGAGCTGGCTATGGTGGTGCTGGTGGGCatggtggaggtggtggtgctggtggtggtAGTGGAGCTGGTTATGGTGTTGGAGGTGACCACGGTGCAGGGTATGGAAGTGGTGGTGGAAGTGGAGAAGGTGGTGGAGCTGGCTAtggtggtgctggtggtggacatggtggaggtggtggaagtggtggtggtggaggagctGGTTATGGTGCTGGTGGTGAGCATGGTGCAGGGTATGGAAGTGGTGGTGGAAGTGGAGAAGGTGGTGGAGCAGGCTATGGTGCTGCTGCTGGACATGGTGGAGGTGGtggaagtggtggtggtggaggagctGGTTATGGTGGCGACCACGGTGCAGGGTATGGAAGTGGTGGTGGAAGTGGAGAAGGTGGTGGAGCTGGATATGGtgctggtggtggaggaggagggggTAGCGGTGGGGGGTATGGTGTTGGAGGTGATAATGGTGCTGGGTATGGAGGTGGAAAAGGTGGTGGTGCTGGGGGTGGATATGGTGCTGGTGGAGAGCATGGTGGAGGCTATGGAGGTGGGGGTGGGAGcggtggaggtggtggaggaggCTATGCTTCTGGAGGGGCACACGGAGGGGGATATGGTGGAGGAGAAGGTGGTGGTCATGGTGGTGGTGCAGAGGGTGGCCatgctggtggtggtggcggcggCTTTGGAGGTGGTGGCGGTGGTGGTTATGGTGCTGGTAGTGAGCATGGAGTTGGGTACGGAGGCGGTGGAGGCGAAGGTGGAGGCCACGGTACTGGTGGCTATGCTCCTTGA
- the LOC133679920 gene encoding ubiquitin carboxyl-terminal hydrolase 21-like isoform X1 — protein MEVSTEAAVDVFSLPSKIESLESKSLIVADGFSSKSRVEALNDELMEDSHDDPVNSPDSLKTLPELSCGKQCLVSISSNSGGLSQISTSTPQSEETLTISLPSSHIVSPGNQISVPSQSNQDGSGSFLANGNEDGVLLDSGHRLVASCDNDDSEPNSPMQLARERLASSSSDSKLADGNVEDEEESFGNDDEKENPRRFFHYDPYYHAMYHNQWGHFDPGFHEYHPGLPPPWIKRFRRQPCPQLWNRWDDREKRRNQEYMLPGFMQETGPTGVGAALFNKGNTCYINAILQCFTHTVPLVQALRSCNHEMPCITEGFCVLCVLRDHIELSLSSSGKILEPLKLVNNLENISSVFCRYQQEDAHEFLQCLLERLERHCLDSSLTDDSASSHDKNIVERVFGGRLVSKLRCCNCGHCSDKYEPLIDLSLEIEDADSLQSALESFTKVEKIEDSETKFTCESCKEEVSREKQLMLDQAPSVAALHLKRFKIDGTSVEKIGKHVQFPLELDLKPYTNDNEDSDEVGFKYQLYAVVVHKGDSLMSGHYFCYIRSSPDTWHKLDDPEVSKEQEEFVLSQAAYILFYAREGTPWCSSLIKPQELCSDPRNSNTSPKSVLDNVNRECIGVGNNKSSETNVIKDAIEATSTHISFERKFEESESRVETKGNFAQISPANRPNFHRIVSIDETRMVDVSVPLGVSDYHDGVLHDEMLCFPPSVEEDNCNQGAEKIEINGDLHSPTPHRSPTPDKGLPEARHRILRDHQKGENRLNCKRSSKKVTKDSQTAEALRCIKRMPTARGMKLMAAMLPRNDKIRPRSSPCKRASPPGSRCKPSIRMAVMR, from the exons ATGGAGGTTTCAACTGAAGCAGCCGTTGATGTGTTTTCACTGCCTTCTAAAATTGAATCCCTAGAGTCCAAATCTCTTATTGTTGCTGATGGGTTTTCTTCAAAGTCTCGGGTTGAAGCTCTAAATGACGAACTTATGGAAGACTCACACGACGATCCAGTGAATTCACCTGATTCTCTCAAAACCTTACCCGAGTTAAGCTGTGGAAAGCAGTGTTTGGTTTCTATATCGTCAAATTCAGGTGGGTTATCACAAATTTCGACTTCAACGCCTCAATCTGAAGAAACCCTAACCATTTCCTTGCCTTCTTCTCATATCGTATCCCCAGGTAACCAGATTTCGGTTCCTTCACAGTCAAATCAAGATGGGTCTGGGTCATTTTTAGCTAATGGTAATGAAGATGGGGTTTTATTGGATTCTGGCCACCGTTTGGTCGCTAGTTGTGATAATGATGATAGTGAGCCTAATTCACCTATGCAATTAGCACGTGAAAGGCTTGCTTCGAGCTCGTCTGATTCGAAGCTTGCTGATGGAAATGTTGAGGATGAGGAAGAGAGTTTTGGTAATGATGACGAGAAAGAGAATCCCAGGCGATTTTTTCATTATGACCCTTATTATCACGCAATGTATCATAATCAATGGGGACATTTTGATCCTGGGTTCCATGAGTATCATCCGGGTTTACCTCCTCCTTGGATTAAGAGGTTTCGCAGACAACCATGTCCTCAATTATGGAATCGTTGGGATgacagagagaagagaagaaatcaaGAATACATGCTTCCTGGTTTTATGCAGGAAACTGGACCTACTGGTGTG GGTGCTGCGCTTTTTAATAAAGGAAACACTTGTTATATTAATGCAATCCTGCAATGCTTTACGCATACTGTGCCTCTTGTTCAGGCTCTTCGTTCTTGCAATCATGAAATGCCCT GCATTACTGAAGGGTTCTGTGTTCTTTGTGTTCTTCGTGATCACATTGAACTTTCTTTATCTTCGTCTGGAAAGATTCTTGAGCCTTTGAAACTTGTCAACAATTTGGAAA ATATTTCATCTGTTTTTTGTCGATACCAGCAGGAAGATGCCCATGAATTCCTCCAATGTTTGTTAGAAAGACTTGAAAGGCATTGTTTGGATTCAAGCCTAACTGATGACAGCGCATCCTCCCATGATAAGAACATAGTTGAGCGGGTATTTGGAGGTCGTCTTGTTAGCAAA TTACGATGCTGCAATTGTGGTCACTGTTCTGATAAATATGAGCCACTGATTGACCTGAGTTTGGAGATCGAAGATGCGGACTCTCTTCAGAGTGCACTGGAGTCATTCACCAAGGTGGAGAAAATTGAGGATTCAGAGACAAAGTTTACATGTGAAAGCTGCAAGGAGGAAGTTTCTAGGGAAAAACAGCTTATGCTGGACCAGGCTCCTTCAGTTGCTGCTCTTCATTTGAAGAGATTCAAGATTGATGGGACCTCTGTTGAGAAGATTGGCAAGCATGTACAGTTTCCACTGGAGTTGGACTTGAAGCCCTACACCAATGACAATGAGGACAGTGAT GAGGTGGGTTTCAAGTATCAACTATATGCGGTTGTGGTGCACAAAGGAGATTCACTTATGTCCGGACATTACTTTTGCTATATAAGATCCTCTCCAGACACATGGCACAAGTTGGATGACCCAGAG GTCAGCAAGGAACAGGAAGAATTTGTGCTCTCTCAAGCTGCCTACATTCTGTTCTATGCTAGGGAGGGTACACCCTGGTGTTCAAGTTTGATCAAACCACAAGAGCTTTGCTCAGATCCCAGAAATTCAAATACATCACCCAAGTCAGTTCTAGATAATGTTAACCGTGAATGCATTGGTGTAGGGAATAACAAAAGTTCTGAGACCAATGTAATTAAGGATGCCATTGAGGCAACTTCAACTCACATCTCTTTTGAGAGAAAGTTTGAAGAGAGTGAATCTAGAGTTGAGACTAAGGGAAATTTTGCTCAGATTTCCCCTGCCAATAGACCAAACTTTCATCGCATTGTGTCTATAGATGAGACCCGCATGGTTGATGTTTCTGTGCCACTTGGAGTAAGTGATTACCACGATGGAGTTTTGCATGATGAGATGTTATGTTTTCCACCTTCTGTTGAAGAAGATAACTGCAATCAGGGTGctgagaaaattgaaataaatggtGATCTGCATTCCCCAACTCCACACAGATCACCCACTCCAGATAAAGGACTGCCAG AAGCCAGACATCGTATTCTGCGAGATCATCAGAAAGGGGAGAACCGGTTGAATTGTAAAAGATCATCAAAAAAGGTCACAAAGGATTCACAGACAGCAGAAGCTCTTAGATGCATCAAGAGAATGCCAACTGCAAGGGGCATGAAACTTATGGCTGCCATGCTTCCTAGGAATGACAAGATAAGACCAAGATCATCTCCATGTAAAAGGGCCAGCCCTCCTGGTTCTCGCTGCAAACCCAGCATACGCATGGCAGTTATGCGTTGA
- the LOC133700857 gene encoding glycine-rich cell wall structural protein 1.8-like, translating into MANHKVLAVVFFVFIGLLGICSAKRSLLTLEAHISAGGYGSGHGAGAGAGIDVSGGYSGGGGSGAGGGAGYGGAAEHGGAGGGGGSGAGGGGGAGYAGGASGAGYGSGGGEGGGGGYGSGEGKGSGGGGGGSGGGGGAGYAGGASGAGYGSGSGVGGGGGYGSGGGGKGSGGGGGGGVGGGGGGGSGGAGYGGGEGAGSGGGYGEGNGGGGGGSGGGGGGGSGAGGGYGSGGGEGAGHGGGAGGSSGGGGGGGGSGGGGGYGSAGKHDAGYGAGGGKGEGGGQGGGYAP; encoded by the exons ATGGCTAACCACAAAGTTCTTGCAGTCGTTTTCTTCGTGTTCATAGGATTATTAGGGATATGCTCTGCAAAAAGATCCCTCCTTACTCTTGAAGCACATATTTCAGCAGGTGGTTATGGAAGTGGCCATGGGGCTGGGGCTGGTGCTGGTATAGATGTAAGTGGAGGATATAGCGGTGGAGGTGGCTCAGGTGCCGGGGGTGGTGCTGGTTATGGTGGTGCTGCTGAACATGGTGGTGCTGGCGGTGGAGGAGGCAGTGGTGCTGGTGGTGGCGGTGGTGCTGGTTATGCTGGAGGAGCTAGTGGTGCTGGATATGGAAGTGGGGGTGGTGAAGGTGGGGGTGGTGGATATGGAAGTGGTGAAGGGAAAGGAtcaggtggtggtggaggaggcagtggtggtggtggcggtgCTGGTTATGCTGGAGGAGCTAGCGGTGCTGGATATGGAAGTGGTAGTGGTgtaggtggtggtggtggatatGGAAGTGGTGGTGGAGGGAAAGGatctggtggtggtggtggtggtggggttggaggtggaggtggaggaggtTCTGGTGGTGCTGGCTATGGAGGAGGTGAAGGAGCTGGATCTGGTGGAGGCTATGGAGAAGGAAATGGAGGAGGAGGTGGCGGCagtggtggaggtggtggaggtggtTCTGGTGCTGGAG GAGGTTATGGTAGTGGTGGAGGAGAAGGAGCTGGCCATGGAGGTGGAGCAGGTGGCTCTAGTGGAGGTGGTGGAGGGGGAGGCGgtagtggtggtggaggaggttATGGTTCTGCGGGTAAACATGATGCCGGGTATGGTGCAGGTGGTGGGAAGGGTGAGGGTGGCGGCCAAGGTGGTGGCTATGCGCCTTGA
- the LOC133679920 gene encoding ubiquitin carboxyl-terminal hydrolase 21-like isoform X2 has protein sequence MEVSTEAAVDVFSLPSKIESLESKSLIVADGFSSKSRVEALNDELMEDSHDDPVNSPDSLKTLPELSCGKQCLVSISSNSGNQISVPSQSNQDGSGSFLANGNEDGVLLDSGHRLVASCDNDDSEPNSPMQLARERLASSSSDSKLADGNVEDEEESFGNDDEKENPRRFFHYDPYYHAMYHNQWGHFDPGFHEYHPGLPPPWIKRFRRQPCPQLWNRWDDREKRRNQEYMLPGFMQETGPTGVGAALFNKGNTCYINAILQCFTHTVPLVQALRSCNHEMPCITEGFCVLCVLRDHIELSLSSSGKILEPLKLVNNLENISSVFCRYQQEDAHEFLQCLLERLERHCLDSSLTDDSASSHDKNIVERVFGGRLVSKLRCCNCGHCSDKYEPLIDLSLEIEDADSLQSALESFTKVEKIEDSETKFTCESCKEEVSREKQLMLDQAPSVAALHLKRFKIDGTSVEKIGKHVQFPLELDLKPYTNDNEDSDEVGFKYQLYAVVVHKGDSLMSGHYFCYIRSSPDTWHKLDDPEVSKEQEEFVLSQAAYILFYAREGTPWCSSLIKPQELCSDPRNSNTSPKSVLDNVNRECIGVGNNKSSETNVIKDAIEATSTHISFERKFEESESRVETKGNFAQISPANRPNFHRIVSIDETRMVDVSVPLGVSDYHDGVLHDEMLCFPPSVEEDNCNQGAEKIEINGDLHSPTPHRSPTPDKGLPEARHRILRDHQKGENRLNCKRSSKKVTKDSQTAEALRCIKRMPTARGMKLMAAMLPRNDKIRPRSSPCKRASPPGSRCKPSIRMAVMR, from the exons ATGGAGGTTTCAACTGAAGCAGCCGTTGATGTGTTTTCACTGCCTTCTAAAATTGAATCCCTAGAGTCCAAATCTCTTATTGTTGCTGATGGGTTTTCTTCAAAGTCTCGGGTTGAAGCTCTAAATGACGAACTTATGGAAGACTCACACGACGATCCAGTGAATTCACCTGATTCTCTCAAAACCTTACCCGAGTTAAGCTGTGGAAAGCAGTGTTTGGTTTCTATATCGTCAAATTCAG GTAACCAGATTTCGGTTCCTTCACAGTCAAATCAAGATGGGTCTGGGTCATTTTTAGCTAATGGTAATGAAGATGGGGTTTTATTGGATTCTGGCCACCGTTTGGTCGCTAGTTGTGATAATGATGATAGTGAGCCTAATTCACCTATGCAATTAGCACGTGAAAGGCTTGCTTCGAGCTCGTCTGATTCGAAGCTTGCTGATGGAAATGTTGAGGATGAGGAAGAGAGTTTTGGTAATGATGACGAGAAAGAGAATCCCAGGCGATTTTTTCATTATGACCCTTATTATCACGCAATGTATCATAATCAATGGGGACATTTTGATCCTGGGTTCCATGAGTATCATCCGGGTTTACCTCCTCCTTGGATTAAGAGGTTTCGCAGACAACCATGTCCTCAATTATGGAATCGTTGGGATgacagagagaagagaagaaatcaaGAATACATGCTTCCTGGTTTTATGCAGGAAACTGGACCTACTGGTGTG GGTGCTGCGCTTTTTAATAAAGGAAACACTTGTTATATTAATGCAATCCTGCAATGCTTTACGCATACTGTGCCTCTTGTTCAGGCTCTTCGTTCTTGCAATCATGAAATGCCCT GCATTACTGAAGGGTTCTGTGTTCTTTGTGTTCTTCGTGATCACATTGAACTTTCTTTATCTTCGTCTGGAAAGATTCTTGAGCCTTTGAAACTTGTCAACAATTTGGAAA ATATTTCATCTGTTTTTTGTCGATACCAGCAGGAAGATGCCCATGAATTCCTCCAATGTTTGTTAGAAAGACTTGAAAGGCATTGTTTGGATTCAAGCCTAACTGATGACAGCGCATCCTCCCATGATAAGAACATAGTTGAGCGGGTATTTGGAGGTCGTCTTGTTAGCAAA TTACGATGCTGCAATTGTGGTCACTGTTCTGATAAATATGAGCCACTGATTGACCTGAGTTTGGAGATCGAAGATGCGGACTCTCTTCAGAGTGCACTGGAGTCATTCACCAAGGTGGAGAAAATTGAGGATTCAGAGACAAAGTTTACATGTGAAAGCTGCAAGGAGGAAGTTTCTAGGGAAAAACAGCTTATGCTGGACCAGGCTCCTTCAGTTGCTGCTCTTCATTTGAAGAGATTCAAGATTGATGGGACCTCTGTTGAGAAGATTGGCAAGCATGTACAGTTTCCACTGGAGTTGGACTTGAAGCCCTACACCAATGACAATGAGGACAGTGAT GAGGTGGGTTTCAAGTATCAACTATATGCGGTTGTGGTGCACAAAGGAGATTCACTTATGTCCGGACATTACTTTTGCTATATAAGATCCTCTCCAGACACATGGCACAAGTTGGATGACCCAGAG GTCAGCAAGGAACAGGAAGAATTTGTGCTCTCTCAAGCTGCCTACATTCTGTTCTATGCTAGGGAGGGTACACCCTGGTGTTCAAGTTTGATCAAACCACAAGAGCTTTGCTCAGATCCCAGAAATTCAAATACATCACCCAAGTCAGTTCTAGATAATGTTAACCGTGAATGCATTGGTGTAGGGAATAACAAAAGTTCTGAGACCAATGTAATTAAGGATGCCATTGAGGCAACTTCAACTCACATCTCTTTTGAGAGAAAGTTTGAAGAGAGTGAATCTAGAGTTGAGACTAAGGGAAATTTTGCTCAGATTTCCCCTGCCAATAGACCAAACTTTCATCGCATTGTGTCTATAGATGAGACCCGCATGGTTGATGTTTCTGTGCCACTTGGAGTAAGTGATTACCACGATGGAGTTTTGCATGATGAGATGTTATGTTTTCCACCTTCTGTTGAAGAAGATAACTGCAATCAGGGTGctgagaaaattgaaataaatggtGATCTGCATTCCCCAACTCCACACAGATCACCCACTCCAGATAAAGGACTGCCAG AAGCCAGACATCGTATTCTGCGAGATCATCAGAAAGGGGAGAACCGGTTGAATTGTAAAAGATCATCAAAAAAGGTCACAAAGGATTCACAGACAGCAGAAGCTCTTAGATGCATCAAGAGAATGCCAACTGCAAGGGGCATGAAACTTATGGCTGCCATGCTTCCTAGGAATGACAAGATAAGACCAAGATCATCTCCATGTAAAAGGGCCAGCCCTCCTGGTTCTCGCTGCAAACCCAGCATACGCATGGCAGTTATGCGTTGA